A window of the Hordeum vulgare subsp. vulgare chromosome 5H, MorexV3_pseudomolecules_assembly, whole genome shotgun sequence genome harbors these coding sequences:
- the LOC123397595 gene encoding uncharacterized protein LOC123397595, with translation MGSCASRSPAAGYGRAAATKTAKVIGLDGSMAQYAAPVTAREALLDAARASSFLCSSDELRLDAPARALAADEALQPGWLYFVLPVSMLRRPLSGQEMTALAVRASSALAVASGIASPTRGKNGKRRKVAARVAPLADDEDVAERGGGWGQRRAYGKYGGMRKSVQAAGDETVRKAREGDGYGGRRNGRHRRRRRAGAQRLSAILEADDF, from the coding sequence ATGGGCTCGTGCGCCTCGCGCTCGCCGGCGGCGGGGTACGGGCGGGCAGCGGCCACCAAGACGGCGAAGGTGATTGGCCTGGACGGCTCCATGGCGCAGTACGCGGCGCCGGTCACGGCGCGCGAGGCACTGCTTGACGCCGCCCGCGCGTCGAGCTTCCTGTGCAGCTCGGACGAGCTCCGCCTTGACGCGCCCGCCCGCGCGCTGGCCGCCGACGAGGCGCTCCAGCCCGGGTGGCTCTACTTCGTGCTGCCCGTGTCTATGCTCCGTCGGCCGCTCTCGGGGCAGGAGATGACCGCCCTCGCCGTCAGGGCCAGCTCGGCGCTGGCCGTCGCGAGCGGCATCGCGTCCCCCACGCGCGGCAAGAACGGGAAGCGGCGGAAGGTGGCGGCTCGAGTGGCGCCACTCGCTGACGATGAAGATGTCGCGGAGCGGGGCGGTGGATGGGGTCAACGCCGTGCGTACGGCAAATACGGTGGCATGCGCAAGAGCGTGCAGGCCGCCGGTGATGAGACGGTTCGGAAGGCGAGGGAAGGAGATGGTTACGGTGGAAGGCGCAAcggccgtcatcgtcgtcgacgTCGTGCAGGCGCGCAAAGGTTGAGCGCGATTTTGGAGGCCGATGACTTCTGA